The Flavobacterium sp. K5-23 genome segment GAAAGGGATTTTTAAAATTAGAAGTAGGGTCGAAAGTAAATACGAATGCCATTGCCGAAGATCACTTTACTCTTCAGGGCGGGATAAGCAAACTTGGATTCACTAACAAGAATATCCCAAGCTCCCCATTAACACAATACAATTACAACACACTTCAACTGAAGAGCTTTAGTCCAATTGCTAATTCATTTGGAATTTCAGGCGGAAAATCGTTTCAAGTAGGTACTGAAGGAAAACTGAGTTTCTTTGCAACTGCTGCATACGGAAACGATTACAGTTCAAAAAGTAACGGAACTGCAAAAGCGAGTGTTAACGGAAATGGCGTGGCCAACAAAAACTTTAGCAAATACAGCGCTTTAAATTTCGACACAAATACTACTGCAATGGCTAATATTGGTTACAAAATAAACAGTAACAATAAGCTTAACTATAACTCCGTATTTATAAACACATCCTCTCAATCTAAAGAGGAATACACCGGATACATTGTTGATATTGCAAACAATGGAAACGGATTAATCAGACGTTTTAATTATGAGAAAAATAGTTTGTGGATAAATCAGCTATTAGGGGATCACACGGTAGGTGAACGTTCAAAATTGAACTGGGGGATTTCATACAACAGCATTAATGGCGATATGCCCGACAGAAGTCAGAACATTTTCAGAAAAGAAGCAAACGGTTATGTTCTTTCCAGTGTTTCAGCCCCCGACAATCACAGGTATTTTCAAAAACTAAAAGAAGATGAATTAGCAGCAAATGCTTCTTATGATTATAAATTCAACAAGACAGAGCAGGGAGATTTCAATGGAAAAATAACCATTGGTTATAACGGTAGATTTAAAAACAGAGATTTTCAGGCAACTCAATTTAATTTTAAAGTGAACCAAGGTTTTACCAATACTGTTGTAGACCCTACTAATTTAGATCTTTTTTATAATGCTCAAAATTTAAACAACGGGGTTTTCTCAATCGCCACTTTTAGAGGAAACTCTCAGGTTTCAAATGCCTTAGACCCGCAAACTTATACTGGAGAACAAATCATCAATGGAGGTTTTATAAATACCGAATATAAATTCGAAAAACTTACAGCCGTATTAGGATTAAGAGCCGAATCTATTTCACAAAAAGTAGATTGGAACACACAACTTGGTGGAACAGGAAATGACAAATTAGAAAAAAATGCCTTCCTTCCAAGTGTTATAATGAAATATGAATTGAACGAAAAGCAAAATCTGCGTTTAGGATTTAGTAAAACCTATACATTGCCCCAATTTAAGGAGAGAGCCGCATTTGTTTATGAAGAAGTTTTACAAACAAAAATCGGTAATGAAAACCTATACGAATCGGATGATTATAACTTGGACCTTAAATGGGAAATGTTCCCGAAAAGTGATGAACTGATTTCGTTTACCGCTTTTGGAAAATACATCTTAAACCCAATGAATGAAGTTACTATTTCTTCTTCTTCAAATGACATTTCGTATGTTAACACAGGAGATTACGGATATGTTACGGGAGCGGAAGTAGAATACAGAAAACAACTTTTTGATTTTGACACAGAAAATTCCAAAAGCCTGTCTGCTGGTATCAATGCTTCCTATCTATACAGCAATCAGGAACTAAATGCCGAAAAAGTAAATCGTGAAACAAACTACCAAGTGGCTTTCA includes the following:
- a CDS encoding TonB-dependent receptor, with the protein product MKLRILIIALLISTLAFAKGQGTITGILTEKNLNNEGLPSANVLIKGTTISTNTDVNGKYSLTVAPGNYIVQFSLLGYETVEVMVTVKEDEVTVINETLVSASYNLEAVVIKSYRKKDTETALLLDQKKAVEIKQTIGAQELSRKGVSDVATAVTKTTGITKQEGSGNIFVRGLGDRYNSTTMNGLPVPSNNPEKKNINLEIFSTDIVEHISIDKVYNGKIYGDFAGGNVDIVSKDYTGKGFLKLEVGSKVNTNAIAEDHFTLQGGISKLGFTNKNIPSSPLTQYNYNTLQLKSFSPIANSFGISGGKSFQVGTEGKLSFFATAAYGNDYSSKSNGTAKASVNGNGVANKNFSKYSALNFDTNTTAMANIGYKINSNNKLNYNSVFINTSSQSKEEYTGYIVDIANNGNGLIRRFNYEKNSLWINQLLGDHTVGERSKLNWGISYNSINGDMPDRSQNIFRKEANGYVLSSVSAPDNHRYFQKLKEDELAANASYDYKFNKTEQGDFNGKITIGYNGRFKNRDFQATQFNFKVNQGFTNTVVDPTNLDLFYNAQNLNNGVFSIATFRGNSQVSNALDPQTYTGEQIINGGFINTEYKFEKLTAVLGLRAESISQKVDWNTQLGGTGNDKLEKNAFLPSVIMKYELNEKQNLRLGFSKTYTLPQFKERAAFVYEEVLQTKIGNENLYESDDYNLDLKWEMFPKSDELISFTAFGKYILNPMNEVTISSSSNDISYVNTGDYGYVTGAEVEYRKQLFDFDTENSKSLSAGINASYLYSNQELNAEKVNRETNYQVAFTNSKSKFTGASDLLLNADLTLFNEWNEKNSNLTTTVAYSYFSDRLNAIGTDGKGDLVDKAFGSLDFIAKSKLNKKFGLGLVVKNILDPSINRVQENANNEVNVLSYKKGITLSLNLNYQF